Proteins encoded by one window of Yamadazyma tenuis chromosome 2, complete sequence:
- the CNB1 gene encoding Calcineurin subunit B (COG:T; EggNog:ENOG503P06Y), producing MGANSSTLLDSLMEGTSFDKTEIDRLRKRFMKLDKDGSGAIEKNEFLAIPGISSNPLASRLMDVFDEDGSGTIDFQEFIAGLSVFSGKTSKADKLKFAFKIYDIDRDGYIGNGELFAVMKMMVGKNLQDEDLQQIVDKTMMEADGDGDGQLNFEEFRRAVDSKSVASSLTLNMI from the coding sequence ATGGGAGCAAACTCGTCAACATTACTAGACTCCCTTATGGAGGGTACAAGCTTTGACAAAACCGAAATTGATCGGTTGAGAAAGCGGttcatgaagttggataaggATGGAAGTGGAGCCATTGAAAAAAATGAGTTCCTTGCTATTCCTGGAATCTCATCTAACCCACTCGCCAGTAGGCTAATGGATgtatttgatgaagatggaaGTGGCACCATTGATTTCCAGGAGTTCATTGCTGGCTTGTCGGTTTTCAGTGGAAAGACGTCCAAAGCAGATAAATTGAAGTTTGCATTCAAGATATATGACATTGATCGGGACGGATACATAGGTAATGGAGAATTGTTTGcggtgatgaagatgatggtaGGAAAGAACCTACAGGATGAGGATCTTCAGCAGATTGTGGATAAGACGATGATGGAGGCCGATGGTGATGGAGACGGTCAGTTGAACTTTGAGGAGTTCCGGCGGGCGGTGGACTCCAAGTCCGTGGCGTCTTCCTTGACGTTGAACATGATATAG
- a CDS encoding uncharacterized protein (COG:S; EggNog:ENOG503NXFI): MGATGSPRPAKKPRSGGGSGVQFVMSQSMSQVTTNDGFIPVTPTNSDVSSAMRRTSSLPVKRDTYRESPQLSDFITKSESQTPLDIESPPSFNTPGGISILSPQQVFIQTGLGSSMGTSHPDSQFGHPNGIEHQSESHPPPQKKDSLSSLLLNMPDLSTGIESLSNALEKVVDGGGQFGLHNSEIFNRFLSSNIDDITGSNFMIPPEPHEDVVKAVDAPSSDDEFLMNYANDLAKVEAYFPKQKHNLLYSSSSGNILSAFSRNSSPKVQELEDDDSIVGMDFHRLSPPLGASPVSDGELNHSLQYSFESIPPSLVSLPELLNQVPYYKQLMHFWVNVAAENLSAAPSHIYKDNPFKVLLPQMAMEYPAILTSILAFAATSMASIAGNKPPTEIVDQLVARSCAMLLKMLKDKDEATSDGTLATVLLLSCYESLVGDNFEKHRAHALGARQIIMARRLPIAPKPVEESPTDSPDSASSKDSTFVNSESDIAFFLMRWFVYIDVIGALSATRGAQYYLNQPDGDHAITDSLNSVYPQNPDTETIDPKKDIDYMLGFDVKFLTHFTDIVMLIRKMNTYLEGSDQQKNNIPIDIVTRALEVKQEFSVTYANGEARRQYIIDRMSDYTHREGASEGEMSRKSKRMKNLIRQDKILRSTNKLFFNMGLLNLYRRVLRIPRESKIIQQLTHDMGQELVSTIASSSSAEVCSIFCLFCAGCDTLDDDMRQLFKTRFITLSEKGNVHATKSLQIMSRCWSTGEDWIEASKSLDIDLTLL, encoded by the coding sequence ATGGGAGCAACAGGCTCTCCCCGGCCTGCTAAAAAACCCCGGTCCGGCGGTGGTAGTGGTGTCCAGTTTGTGATGTCTCAAAGCATGTCTCAAGTGACCACCAATGACGGGTTCATCCCTGTGACTCCCACCAACCTGGACGTTTCGTCGGCGATGAGAAGGACTTCGTCGCTTCCCGTCAAGCGAGACACGTACCGGGAATCTCCTCAGCTTTCGGACTTCATTACAAAAAGTGAATCGCAGACCCCACTTGATATCGAGTCTCCTCCGTCGTTTAACACTCCTGGCGGTATTTCCATTCTCAGTCCTCAACAAGTATTCATCCAGACAGGACTAGGGAGTCTGATGGGTACAAGCCACCCAGATCTGCAATTCGGTCACCCAAACGGAATTGAACACCAATCAGAGTCTCATCCTCCACCCCAGAAAAAGGACTCTCTATCGTCACTTTTACTCAATATGCCCGACTTGTCCACGGGAATAGAGAGCTTATCGAATGCTTTGGAAAAGGTTGTGGATGGAGGAGGCCAGTTTGGCTTGCATAACTCGGAGATCTTCAATCGGTTTTTGTCTTCGAACATCGACGACATCACTGGATCCAATTTCATGATTCCACCTGAACCCCATGAGGATGTGGTCAAGGCAGTCGATGCCCCGTCTCTGGATGATGAGTTTCTCATGAACTATGCCAATGACTTGGCTAAGGTTGAGGCCTACTTCCCCAAACAGAAGCACAATCTTCTCTACTCGTCTAGTTCGGGAAATATTCTTTCAGCGTTCTCGCGTAACTCAAGCccaaaagtccaagaacttgaagatgacgacCTGATCGTCGGCATGGACTTCCACCGGTTGTCTCCTCCGTTGGGTGCTTCGCCTGTTTCAGACGGTGAATTGAACCACTCTTTACAATACTCTTTTGAGTCCATTCCTCCGCTGTTGGTTTCGCTTCCTGAGCTCTTGAACCAGGTTCCTTACTACAAGCAGCTTATGCATTTCTGGGTGAATGTGGCAGCTGAAAACCTTTCTGCTGCTCCTTCCCATATCTACAAAGATAATCCGTTCAAGGTGTTGCTTCCCCAAATGGCCATGGAATACCCAGCGATATTAACATCTATTTTGgcatttgcagccacttcAATGGCCCTGATTGCTGGGAACAAGCCTCCTACAGAAATTGTTGATCAGTTGGTAGCGAGATCTTGCGCCATGCTCTTGAAAATGCTCAAAGATAAGGATGAGGCCACCTCGGACGGGACCTTGGCTACGGTGTTATTACTTTCCTGCTACGAGCTGCTTGTTGGTgacaactttgaaaagcATCGGGCCCACGCTCTAGGAGCTCGGCAGATTATAATGGCTCGAAGGCTTCCAATTGCTCCGAAGCCCGTGGAAGAGTCTCCCACCGATTCACCGGATTCTGCTCTGTCAAAAGATTCTACCTTTGTCAACAGCGAGAGTGACATAGCATTCTTCCTCATGAGATGGTTTGTGTATATCGATGTTATCGGGGCTTTATCTGCCACCAGAGGTGCCCAATATTACTTAAACCAACCAGACGGGGATCATGCCATTACTGATTCGTTAAACTCGGtatatccacaaaaccccGATACGGAAACCATTGACCCCAAAAAGGATATCGACTATATGCTTGGATTCGATGTGAAGTTCCTAACTCATTTCACCGACATCGTCATGCTTATACGGAAGATGAATACCTATCTTGAAGGGTCCGACCAGCAGAAAAACAATATACCTATAGACATTGTCACTCGAGCTTTGGAAGTCAAACAGGAGTTTTCTGTCACCTATGCCAATGGAGAAGCAAGAAGACAGTATATCATTGACCGAATGAGCGATTATACTCATCGTGAAGGCGCCAGCGAAGGAGAAATGAGCAGAAAGTCAAAAAGaatgaagaacttgatccGCCAAGATAAAATTTTGCGGAGTACTAAtaaactcttcttcaatatgGGGCTTTTGAATCTCTACCGAAGAGTATTGAGAATACCCAGAGAGTCCAAAATTATCCAACAGTTAACCCATGATATGGGTCAAGAGCTCGTAAGTACTATAGCCTCCAGCAGCTCGGCCGAAGTGTGTTCGATCTTCTGTCTTTTCTGTGCTGGATGTGACACTTTAGACGATGATATGAGACAGCTCTTCAAAACACGGTTTATTACCTTGTCAGAAAAGGGAAACGTCCATGCCACCAAAAGTTTGCAAATCATGAGCCGGTGCTGGTCCACTGGCGAAGACTGGATCGAGGCTTCTAAGAGCCTTGACATTGACCTCACATTATTGtaa
- the SEN1 gene encoding DEAD-box type RNA helicase (BUSCO:EOG092608AE; EggNog:ENOG503NUIU; COG:A), whose product MAESLQPRLLEAPAEFNNILNLIEASLSASGTSENHQMVLKRCLLYLKPLNGRHWFCDPFINPMASHTLILFSFPNDSFTEWIRPSIASCITQCPDCAVGFGNAKFALYSTFVVKRSIEISKVKQVLAVISSWQLGLVKERIHQFANAVPSSLPPDELKLLAHICLVDPDIWTDLPEVAKDVHKLVHLIHAPERLENDYKLLAGTIYLLVEGPSSIAEVIQRVLESKQKDAVVWSIDHPNDLIISQFSKYFYRVQNSKFYSEELCVKFWKVCIVLQHYMESTYLTDKFLSPVDKNQMSQQDGVMYLPLISVLLNQLRASVSQPLPYILGFFGTFLEKLGPIIWSTMMPAVPGDVLDLILNNKFFRLFILRNDSELVGQCLSWLLPFCKTLTGSSRITAVCKIGRFLFQLDFNPKLEKDIKVFEVLCSVLDFCLDSLDINSENFELDVLGRRDIRALIDLHAPTFKLFVENVNNDHSMYRLLNNCFQFDIMILSSGTTMLASKKQPKVYDSFPILWSTVSLIPMSNSTLVFGIFSSLRYACKVVEFTPKKVTDPKDQVLTASFKAHNQQVVIITAKINSILEKIGMGEPSFIQEIFKNPVSMDGLWSCLFSQTLSQNALDIVYQAFDVEGRYEGIKALFKGYLDTSLKGVISSVRYLTSLEAFEPCKKLVRFLMDVIGILAEPINDIFSGRESDAGIKSLIRDIWACCWSFLVMLYKKTLQWATLYHSESLVEFTRDTLDLSHFLIDSSGIFLDFVRDEDASKQFTLQVLNVFESIIVWLRLGDMSLLSSCVSLVLKGIELAKDNHLEIKKDIVVSLVKYGVKARKYNNKLTQQQRNSIIAEVKSLDPELVKETIINFSPTRSEDSSSRSSTPKPDNAKTSWSSQTNKSKQMTLSNFGMVSKSPSVEPDVEVKEVPMSTLDILRNELKSQRQTVVPHKTNTIAPAPPRPAGFNSKKVVVGRSLNSLKKRHGSDSSEDEDMDDDGVDTTDLFVDKKKAKPRVVEIGIDGKPITKIASSARRIDRQQIEQQRMQMRLNVDLKGLYYRILKWNFNSTEYPDKDFFPSKPTANTYEDVKDYVNNVEPLLMLECWAGIQSCKDRNDEKPFDVFLGTRLSCDGFFDLICTIKKAEIADRKLTETDLIVLTAADESIPQESNKRYLKLPSTVTCLGKIKQIKSFNQEVADVTIRVASSGPMLSFLTPKSSLVGIKVMPMVTLEREYSSLKGLMYYDLCPEILKATPALPAKNTDSELEEVIKTYKVNRSQANAILGTQQAHGFSLIQGPPGTGKTKTILGIVGYSLEDTSGTASAVMVRTGPAKISKDQKVLICAPSNAAVDELVLRLKEGVINSSGKLISPSVVRLGRSDAVNSAVREFTLEELVERRLAEKNLPDPKRDGALKQEHIKLTAERRVLIESKRKPGLDDSEQEKIEAKIREITKTRNKISQQLDTERERATIAHRTKEIERRQIQEGILNNAQIICSTLSGSAHDFLSGLSIKFDKVIIDEACQCVELSAIIPLRYGCQQCIMVGDPNQLPPTVLSQEATRYSYDQSLFVRMQSTYPESVYLLDVQYRMHPQIAAFPSKNFYDGKLKDGDGMLEKNSRPWHNLFPLSAYRFFDIVGSQRQNEFSKSLFNTAEATVALEMVEELMHILPDKQFSGSIGIISPYKEQIKVLKRTFTRKFGDLILNEIDFNTVDGFQGQEKDIIIMSCVRANEAGGVGFLSDVRRMNVALTRAKSSLWILGNAASLTRNKNWKNLIEDARSRQEVTKAYPGFLKKELVNVSQINTPARSNNEPQDFSVKPAETNKKRQSDGSEKSKKKLKKVSFVEPNTEANTSLESNDSNDTEGSSRMSEYQASSESIKLKKSFSQWKSDHKNPQQNQTDAQNTGDNSDVPREPKGYGNKSNASGPQGLGNDYNNHINSSTNNGQDKKPLPTSSGTLPPKPGGKYNPKKNKGSSIFIKRRRD is encoded by the coding sequence ATGGCTGAAAGCCTACAACCTCGTTTGTTAGAGGCGCCAGCCGAGTTCAATAACATTCTAAACCTCATTGAGGCATCCTTGAGTGCTTCTGGTACCAGTGAGAACCATCAGATGGTCCTCAAAAGATGTCTCCTTTATCTCAAACCACTAAATGGCAGACACTGGTTTTGTGATCCGTTTATAAATCCTATGGCATCTCACACATTGATTTTATTTTCTTTCCCCAATGACTCCTTCACGGAGTGGATACGACCGTCCATTGCAAGTTGTATTACACAGTGTCCTGATTGTGCTGTTGGCTTTGGGAACGCCAAGTTCGCCTTGTACTCAACCTTCGTGGTGAAACGGCTGATTGAAATATCCAAGGTTAAACAAGTGTTGGCGGTTATTTCTCTGTGGcaacttggacttgtcaaAGAGCGTATCCACCAATTTGCAAATGCAGTTCCGTCCTCTCTCCCACCGGACGAATTGAAGTTACTAGCTCACATATGTCTCGTGGATCCAGATATCTGGACTGATCTTCCTGAGGTCGCCAAGGACGTTCACAAGCTAGTACATCTCATACACGCACCTGAAAGGCTAGAAAATGACTACAAGCTACTTGCGGGTACTATATACTTGTTGGTAGAAGGACCTTCTAGTATTGCTGAGGTTATCCAAAGGGTCCTCGAGAGTAAACAAAAGGACGCAGTTGTATGGTCAATCGACCATCCAAACGACTTGATTATCAGTcagttttccaagtacttctACCGTGTCCAGAATAGTAAGTTCTATAGTGAGGAACTTTGTGTAAAGTTTTGGAAAGTTTGCATCGTATTGCAACACTATATGGAAAGCACATACTTGACTGATAAATTCTTGTCACCAGTGGATAAAAATCAGATGTCTCAACAAGATGGGGTTATGTATTTACCACTCATATCGGTGCTTTTGAACCAACTACGTGCCTCGGTTTCTCAACCTTTACCTTATATTTTAGGGTTCTTTGGTACATTTCTCGAAAAGCTTGGGCCGATTATCTGGTCAACAATGATGCCGGCAGTTCCTGGAGACGTATTGGATCTCATACTtaacaacaagtttttcagGTTGTTCATTCTAAGAAATGATTCAGAGTTGGTGGGTCAATGTTTAAGCTGGTTGCTTCCATTCTGTAAGACGCTCACAGGCTCTAGTAGAATAACGGCTGTTTGCAAAATAGGTAGATTTCTTTTCCAGCTTGATTTTAACCCaaaattggagaaggaCATTAAGGTTTTCGAAGTGTTATGTTCGGTATTGGACTTTTGCTTAGATCTGTTGGACATCAACAGCGAAAACTTTGAGTTGGATGTAttgggaagaagagataTTAGAGCCCTTATTGACTTACATGCTCCTACTTTCAAGTTATTTGTGGAAAATGTGAACAACGATCATCTGATGTACAGATTGCTTAATAACTGTTTTCAATTTGACATTATGATCTTGAGTTCTGGTACGACCATGTTGGCACTGAAGAAGCAGCCGAAAGTATACGACTCATTCCCTATTTTATGGAGCACAGTATCTCTAATCCCTATGTCAAACTCGACATTGGTATTTGGCATCTTCAGCTCCTTGAGATATGCTTGTAAAGTAGTTGAGTTTACTCCAAAGAAAGTCACGGACCCAAAAGATCAAGTACTTACGGCGTCTTTTAAGGCCCACAACCAACAAGTGGTGATCATTACAGCTAAGATAAACTCCATATTGGAGAAGATTGGGATGGGAGAACCTTCATTTATCCAAGAGATATTCAAGAACCCTGTTTCTATGGATGGGCTTTGGTCTTGTTTGTTTTCCCAAACTCTTTCTCAAAATGCTTTGGACATAGTTTACCAAGCCTTCgatgttgaaggaagatACGAGGGAATCAAGGCTTTGTTTAAAGGCTATTTGGATACATCCTTAAAAGGTGTCATCAGCAGTGTACGTTATTTGACCCTGTTGGAAGCTTTCGAGCCGTGTAAGAAGCTAGTCAGGTTTTTGATGGACGTAATTGGGATTTTAGCGGAACCtatcaatgatattttCAGTGGTAGGGAATCGGATGCTGGAATCAAATCTCTAATCAGGGATATTTGGGCATGTTGCTGGAGCTTTTTGGTTATGCTCTACAAGAAAACATTACAATGGGCTACCCTATATCATTCAGAACTGTTGGTTGAATTCACTAGAGATACACTTGATTTAAGTCATTTTTTAATCGATTCTTCTGGAATATTTTTGGATTTTGTCAGagatgaagatgcttcCAAACAATTTACTCTCCAAGTCTTGAATGTTTTCGAAAGTATTATTGTCTGGTTAAGACTAGGAGATATGTCTTTGTTAAGCTCGTGTGTGAGCCTAGTTCTCAAGGGTATTGAGCTAGCAAAAGATAATCATTTGGAGATAAAGAAGGACATTGTGGTACTGCTTGTCAAATATGGAGTCAAGGCTAGAAAGTACAACAATAAGCTAACCCAGCAACAAAGGAATTCGATAATTGCCGAAGTCAAGTCCTTGGACCCCGAGTTAGTCAAGGAGACCATAATTAATTTCTCACCTACCAGAAGTGAGGATTCCTCTTCCAGACTGAGCACACCTAAACCAGACAATGCAAAAACTTCGTGGTCCAGCCAAACTAACAAGAGCAAACAAATGACACTATCCAACTTTGGCatggtttccaagtctCCATCGGTTGAACCTGATGTGGAAGTGAAGGAAGTACCCATGTCAACGCTTGATATTCTTCGAAACGAATTGAAGTCTCAACGTCAAACTGTTGTCCCCCACAAAACAAACACTATAGCCCCAGCTCCACCAAGACCCGCTGGGTTTAACTCTAAAAAGGTGGTGGTTGGAAGGTCATTAAATAGCCTCAAGAAGCGGCATGGGTCTGACAGttctgaagatgaggatatggatgatgatggagTAGATACTACAgatttgtttgtggacaAGAAAAAGGCCAAGCCTAGGGTTGTGGAAATTGGTATCGATGGTAaacccatcaccaaaattgcttcttcagcaagGCGTATTGACAGACAGCAAATTGAGCAGCAGAGAATGCAAATGCGTTTGAATGTGGATTTGAAGGGATTATATTATAGAATCCTAAAGTGGAACTTCAACAGTACTGAATACCCAGATAAGGATTTCTTTCCTAGCAAACCAACAGCTAATACGTACGAAGATGTGAAAGATTATGTTAACAATGTTGAACCGCTTTTAATGCTCGAATGCTGGGCTGGAATTCAGTCTTGTAAAGATAGAAACGATGAAAAACCGTTTGATGTATTTTTGGGCACAAGACTCTCATGTGATGGGTTCTTTGACTTGATATGTACCATAAAGAAGGCAGAAATTGCCGATAGAAAGCTAACAGAAACTGACTTGATTGTGTTGACTGCGGCCGATGAATCTATTCCACAGGAGTCAAACAAGAGATATTTGAAATTGCCTTCTACTGTAACATGTCTAGGCAAGATTAAGcaaatcaaatcattcaaCCAAGAAGTGGCTGATGTTACCATCAGAGTTGCTTCTAGTGGACCAATGTTAAGTTTTCTTACCCCCAAATCATCCTTGGTTGGTATAAAGGTTATGCCTATGGTCACTTTGGAAAGAGAATATTCATCATTAAAGGGTTTGATGTATTACGATTTATGCCCTGAAATCTTGAAGGCAACACCTGCATTACCAGCCAAGAATACTGACTCGGAGCTTGAGGAGGTCATTAAGACGTACAAAGTCAACAGGTCTCAAGCCAATGCCATCTTAGGGACCCAACAAGCACATGGGTTTTCTCTTATTCAAGGTCCCCCTGGTACCGGTAAAACAAAGACCATTCTTGGTATTGTAGGGTACAGTCTTGAGGATACAAGTGGCACCGCTAGTGCAGTGATGGTTCGAACCGGCCCTGCAAAGATCTCCAAAGACCAAAAAGTGCTCATTTGTGCCCCCAGTAATGCTGCCGTCGATGAATTGGTTTTAAGATTGAAAGAAGGAGTGATCAACTCATCTGGAAAATTGATTTCTCCTAGTGTTGTACGGCTTGGTCGGTCTGATGCAGTCAATTCAGCTGTGAGGGAGTTTACTTTAGAAGAATTAGTCGAGAGGCGGTTGGCAGAGAAGAATCTTCCCGATCCTAAGAGGGATGGTGCTCTCAAACAAGAGCATATCAAACTTACAGCAGAAAGACGAGTGTTAATAGAATCCAAAAGAAAACCAGGACTAGATGATTCGGAGCAAGAAAAGATCGAAGCTAAAATCAGAGAAATAACCAAGACAAGGAATAAGATCTCTCAACAATTGGACACTGAGAGAGAAAGGGCCACTATTGCCCATCGTACTAAGGAAATTGAGAGAAGGCAGATTCAAGAGGgaatcttgaacaatgcTCAAATCATTTGTTCCACCTTATCGGGATCAGCTCATGACTTTCTTTCTGGGTTGTCTATAAAGTTCGATAAGGTGATCATTGATGAGGCATGTCAGTGTGTGGAATTATCCGCTATTATACCCCTCAGGTATGGTTGTCAGCAGTGTATCATGGTTGGTGATCCGAACCAACTTCCTCCCACGGTTTTGTCTCAAGAAGCCACTCGATATTCATATGACCAGAGTTTGTTTGTACGGATGCAGAGCACATACCCAGAGTCTGTGTATTTGTTAGATGTTCAATATCGTATGCATCCTCAAATTGCAGCTTTCCCAAGTAAGAACTTTTATGATGGAAAATTAAAGGATGGTGATGGcatgttggagaagaatcTGAGACCATGGCACAATTTGTTTCCTTTGTCAGCTTATAGATTTTTTGACATTGTCGGTTCCCAAAGACAAAATGAGTTCTCCAAGTCCCTTTTCAATACGGCTGAAGCTACAGTTGCACTAGAGATGGTCGAAGAGCTCATGCACATTTTGCCAGATAAGCAGTTTTCTGGATCTATTGGTATCATTTCACCCTATAAGGAACAAATTAAAGTCCTTAAGAGAACTTTTACCAGGAAGTTTGGAGACCTCATTCTAAATGAAATCGATTTCAACACAGTCGATGGTTTCCAAGGTCAAGAGAAGGATATCATTATCATGTCATGTGTTAGAGCAAATGAAGCTGGTGGAGTTGGGTTTTTGAGCGATGTTCGTCGTATGAATGTTGCTTTAACTCGTGCCAAGTCGTCCCTTTGGATCTTGGGTAATGCAGCATCGTTGACCAGGAACAAGAActggaagaacttgatagAAGATGCGAGACTGAGACAAGAGGTCACAAAAGCATATCCTGGGTTTCtaaagaaggaattggtTAATGTCAGCCAAATCAACACTCCTGCTAGATCAAACAATGAACCCCAAGATTTTTCGGTAAAACCGGCTgaaaccaacaaaaaaaGACAACTGGATGGATctgaaaagtccaagaagaagctcaaaaAGGTTTCATTTGTAGAGCCAAACACAGAAGCCAACACTAGCCTTGAGTCCAATGACAGTAACGATACAGAAGGTAGTTCTCGGATGTCCGAATACCAAGCGTCATCCGAATCCATAAAGCTTAAAAAGTCGTTCTCCCAATGGAAATCTGACCACAAAAATCCCCAACAGAACCAAACTGATGCTCAGAATACTGGAGATAACTCAGATGTGCCTAGGGAACCCAAAGGATATGGAAACAAATCAAACGCCTCTGGACctcaaggacttggaaatgaCTATAATAATCATATCAACTCACTGACCAACAATGGTCAGGACAAAAAACCTCTCCCAACAAGCTCTGGAACTTTACCTCCAAAACCTGGGGGTAAGTACaatccaaagaaaaacaaggGAAGCAGCATTTTTATTAAAAGAAGGAGAGATTAA
- a CDS encoding uncharacterized protein (COG:Q; EggNog:ENOG503NV8X) — translation MVDFNVQGKVAVVTGGTRGLGLYCAEAFVLNGASAVVISSRKQKACDESKKYLEKLAADNGKTCRVIGIAADVSKESDCNLLFEETSKHFKKVDILVANAGATWGAPIGDHPISAMHKVLALNVVGVFNCIQLFTPLLEEAGTPEDPARVVIMSSVASIVSLDAAGVYGYTASKAGVSHMGKSLALQLGPRNITVNSLAPGYFPTKMANGLIEVAGDILVDTNPRRRLGEKEDIQSAILFLCSKQSNYINGVVLPLDGGTHLAPGARL, via the coding sequence ATGGTTGATTTTAATGTCCAAGGCAAGGTTGCTGTAGTTACAGGAGGTACCAGAGGATTGGGTCTCTACTGTGCTGAGGCATTTGTGTTGAACGGGGCCTCCGCAGTGGTGATTTCATCTAGAAAACAGAAGGCATGTGATGAATCCaagaagtacttggaaaaattGGCTGCTGACAACGGGAAAACTTGCCGGGTGATTGGAATTGCTGCCGACGTTTCAAAGGAGAGCGACTGTAACCTCTTGTTCGAAGAGACCAGCAAACATTTCAAGAAAGTCGACATTTTGGTTGCTAATGCTGGTGCTACTTGGGGGGCCCCCATTGGAGATCATCCGATCTCAGCCATGCACAAGGTATTGGCATTAAACGTGGTGGGAGTATTCAACTGTATCCAGTTGTTTACTCctttgttggaagaagctGGGACCCCCGAAGATCCGGCCCGAGTAGTTATCATGTCTTCTGTGGCCTCTATTGTGTCTTTAGATGCAGCAGGAGTATACGGTTACACTGCCTCCAAGGCCGGTGTCAGCCACATGGGAAAGTCATTGGCACTTCAGTTGGGTCCCCGGAACATCACTGTCAACTCGCTTGCTCCTGGCTACTTCCCAACCAAGATGGCCAACGGACTTATTGAAGTGGCTGGAGACATTTTGGTGGACACCAAccccagaagaagattagGAGAGAAAGAAGACATCCAAAGTGCCATTTTGTTTCTCTGCTCCAAACAATCCAACTACATCAACGGAGTGGTATTGCCATTGGACGGTGGCACGCACTTGGCTCCAGGTGCACGGTTGTAA